CATACGCTGCCATGGGCCTTGTCCAGCATTCACAACAAAAAAATCCGCCGGTATAAGGCAAGGATCAGCGGCTTATGTCAGCACGATTGATGTTACCTGCAATAACCGAAAGATTGTTGCGCCGATGTTTGAATCTGTCTTGGTAGGGTCTCTGGGAGCAATCTGGTCAGTCCTTGTCCTAACAAAAAAAGAAGGAAGGACAGCAGCATACAATACATGCAAGTCGATTCCTCTTTCCGCTTACGCGGTCAGTCCCTTATGTACCATTGGTACTTCTTCATCTGCCAAGGCACGTCTGATATCGAATGAATCAGGAATGCAGAATCGAATTCAGCACTTCCTGAACCTCTTCCAATTCCCCTGAAGGGACGCGAATCTCAAATTGCTGCTTGGATAAACTGATGGGACGGGTCTGTACCAGAAAACCTTCTTCCGAAAGCTTGGTCTTGATCTTGTCCGCAACCTTTGCTGTCGGTGCAATGTAAATCACCGTCCACATGCCATGTCCGCCCCCTAAGCTAATGTTCAGAGCCCGTATATTGGACTAATGATAACATACCTCACTTTTTTTCTGCAAGGAAGGGTTCGGGACCTTTGGGGAGAAAACGAGAACTAGAGGGACATTTGTCCCGCGAGGATAACCGATATGGTTGATGCAATGATCCTAGGACTTTCCTTCTCGAAAAAGGAATTCCAGGCCCCTCAGGGCAGCAATAGCCGCCCTGGATGACCTTCCAGTCAACAAACAAAAGATAACAAATGAAGGAAATCAGATATCCGATGGATATTTCTTGGCTTTAATATTTTTGTGAGCAATTCGGGCAGAAGCAGCGGCGGCGAGCCCGGCAACCAGGTCGTCCAGAAAAACATGTATAGCTGGTCCTGCTTCGTTCAGATCATGAATGACGCCAATCTTTTCTTTATCCAGATAACCAAAACTGGTTAAACCGATCATACCATACACATGGGTAATGCCAAGAGCAAGAGTCTCGTCCACTCCATACAGGGATTCATCCGCCTCCATAATCGCCTGCAAAGGTTGCGGCAAAAGGCGTTTCTCAGCAAGCTCGTCAAGGGCTATACCTGTGTACAGCGT
Above is a window of Paenibacillus sp. E222 DNA encoding:
- a CDS encoding phosphatidylglycerophosphatase A — its product is MSYEIVEAMLARRGVQIDAIAEIVYRLQKGYHPELTMDDCVTSVKSVLQKREVQYTLYTGIALDELAEKRLLPQPLQAIMEADESLYGVDETLALGITHVYGMIGLTSFGYLDKEKIGVIHDLNEAGPAIHVFLDDLVAGLAAAASARIAHKNIKAKKYPSDI